In Aegilops tauschii subsp. strangulata cultivar AL8/78 chromosome 3, Aet v6.0, whole genome shotgun sequence, one genomic interval encodes:
- the LOC141042920 gene encoding uncharacterized protein, translating to MSNVAARIGQKLKAVRYALKHWSKNISRLHVAIENTNKTLLELDNIEDRRPLTIPERNFRNILKKHLLRFLQHQKEYWKKRCTIRWIQFGDENSNFFQTVATERYRRNCTSSLKTVDGGIVEDHAGKESILFEAFKARMRQANPSPMKFNLDNLLKDDMLFANLVAPFTEKEIDDVVAAMPPDRALGPDGFNGVFLKACWPILKEDFYLLCQEFHQGGLNLESINAGYITLIPKTNSPDNVNDFRPITLLTVV from the coding sequence ATGTCCAACGTGGCTGCTAGAATCGGGCAGAAGCTCAAGGCTGTGAGATATGCTCTCAAGCATTGGAGTAAGAACATCTCCCGCTTACATGTTGCTATTGAAAACACTAACAAAACATTGCTGGAGCTGGATAACATTGAAGATCGCCGGCCACTGACTATTCCTGAGAGAAACTTTCGCAATATCCTCAAAAAACATCTCTTACGGTTTCTTCAACATCAGAAAGAATACTGGAAGAAACGTTGCACTATTAGATGGATCCAATTTGGTGACGAGAACTCCAATTTTTTTCAAACTGTGGCTACTGAACGTTACAGGAGGAATTGCACCAGCTCTCTTAAAACTGTCGATGGTGGTATAGTTGAGGATCATGCTGGGAAAGAATCAATACTTTTTGAGGCTTTCAAAGCTCGGATGAGACAGGCCAACCCTTCGCCTATGAAATTCAACCTAGATAATCTTCTCAAGGATGATATGTTGTTTGCCAATCTTGTGGCGCCATTTACAGAAAAAGAGATTGATGATGTTGTGGCGGCAATGCCACCTGATCGGGCTCTTGGACCCGATGGTTTCAATGGCGTGTTCTTGAAAGCATGTTGGCCTATCCTCAAAGAAGATTTCTATCTTCTCTGCCAGGAATTTCACCAAGGTGGCCTCAATCTAGAAAGCATCAATGCTGGCTACATCACATTGATTCCGAAGACCAACTCGCCTGACAATGTCAACGACTTCAGGCCCATCACTCTCCTTACTGTTGTCTGA